In the genome of Mixta calida, the window GAGGAGAGTAAATAATGTCATCAGGAATGCCAGACAAATGTCCAAAATGCGGTTCAAATCATTTAGAAAAGGAAAGGCATCCAAATGGAGCGCAAACTGGCGACTGGGTTTGCTCTGAGTGCGGAGATACAGGGTGGATCAAAACGAAGCCCATTGATAAGCCAAACGTTAAAAGTTAACAGGCAAATGAAACCTGCTTCGGCAGGTTTTTTTACGCCAAAATTTCGGAGAAACAACATGAATTTTGCCGACCCGATTGATGAAGCCGCAGAACGCGAGCAGCAGCTGATAGCGGTAGCGCTGGCTAACCGACCGGCGCCCAGCGTTGAGTTCACTGGTAAGTGTCACTACTGCGAAGAGGAGATCAGTAAGGGACATTACTGCTCAGCAGAGTGCAGAGAAGACCACAGCCGCGTGGTGTGGGCTGAGAAGCAGCGGAGGTTGATGTGAATGACGCCCGAAGCGGAGAATGCGATTCGCTCCGTAGCAAGGAAGTGCAGAGCTGAAATCATCAAGGCCATCGACGGCCGGCCAAAGTCAGACCACGACAGCATCATCACCACCCTTCTCGATAAACACGCCAGAACAATTCAATGCCTCCCGCCCGGTACGTTTCCAGCAAAGCGCTGGCTCAGCTATTTCGTGCGGGAAATAGATAAGGAGATGACTCGATGAAAGAGATGCCTTCTCGTCAGATGGCCGTTATCGGCACTCATATGCAGACCGGTGAACAGGTTTATTTCCGCTCTGCATACTATGCGCCGGGCTTCCACCGATCCGGTATCAAAGAAGCAATTAGCGGTCGAGCAAAGTCGCATCGCGGCTTCACTTGGCGTTACGCGACTAAGAAAGAACGCGAGCAGCACGCTAGTCACTAACCACCTCCCCCTATTCACTATCGCGCTATGCGTGAGGAGTTGTTATGTCTGAGAAATACCGTCTCATTTACTGCGACCCGCCATGGGCATACAGCAACACTATCAGTAACGGCGCAGCATCTGACCACTACGCAACGATGGCGATCACGGACATCAAGCGACTGCCAGTTTGGGATATTGCGGCCGAAGATGCAGTGCTGGCGATGTGGTACACCGGCACACATAACGCCGAAGCCGTCCAGCTCGCTGAAGCATGGGGATTCAAGGTCAGAACGATGAAAGGGTTTACGTGGGTTAAGCTGAACCAACTAGCGGAGCAACACATCAACAAGGCGCTGGCGGCGGGTGAAGTAGAGGACTTTTACGATCTGCTGGGCTTGCTCAACGCGCAAACCAGAATGAACGGCGGCAATTACACCCGAGCAAACTCGGAAGACATGCTGATAGCTGTGCGTGGTGCAGGTATCGAAAGGGTTAATGCATCGGTTAAGCAGGTCATCTATAGCCCGCTAGGTGAACACAGCGCAAAGCCGTGGGAGGCTCGCCACCGGCTGGAGCTGCTTTATGGCGATGTGCCGCGGATTGAGTTATTCAGTCGAGGTAATGCTGCAGGGTGGCACCACTGGGGAAACCAGAACCCTCGCAACGATATAGAGCTTTTGCCCGGGGTAGCAGCCCCAGCAGCAAAAAACATAGGCGATGCCGCATGATCACCCCCGCCCACCTCATCATCACCATCATTGCGATCATCATCGCCAGAGCAATATTCAACTACCTGTAGAGGTCATCTATG includes:
- a CDS encoding MT-A70 family methyltransferase, encoding MSEKYRLIYCDPPWAYSNTISNGAASDHYATMAITDIKRLPVWDIAAEDAVLAMWYTGTHNAEAVQLAEAWGFKVRTMKGFTWVKLNQLAEQHINKALAAGEVEDFYDLLGLLNAQTRMNGGNYTRANSEDMLIAVRGAGIERVNASVKQVIYSPLGEHSAKPWEARHRLELLYGDVPRIELFSRGNAAGWHHWGNQNPRNDIELLPGVAAPAAKNIGDAA